In the genome of Ziziphus jujuba cultivar Dongzao chromosome 10, ASM3175591v1, the window ttttgaattttattttttttttaattcaatttttgactttcaaattttgattcttgaaatttatattttaaaatatatctttatttttccatcaaaatataaattttagatatactttatttttttcatataaaagatttaatttgattaaataaagaattcgatttaaatataacaattgtaTTCCCATAAGTATCTTcaattatctaatatatatatatatatatatatatatttttttttttaagttttaggatttttccttttacatatattttaaaatgttctaaATAAAACagttattttcattaaattttatagctcattatttctatttataattatttgtaccatatataaaatatcttacCTTATACATATTAGTCAAATTCTAACCATGCTTTGAAAaatcttcaattattttttatattgatattaaaattatagatagttattatttttccaatttcaatttaaatttaatatatatcattatagttcaactatctattttttatattcaagaatataatattgtaattataaaaataattagatagtAGAATAGttattcaataatattatcattcttgttagtaaaataaaattagcacTGGATATCAATTAAGAATTGAAATTcaataaaatcacaaaaactAATTCAATCATAATTACAAATCAATTTGATAGTAATTAGTCtaatacaatttttattatattgtatagttacaaataaaaataaactctaaactcaaaactcaaaaatatttaattatatttttaaatacgaaaccacattttatataaaatcgaTTTTATATTGCTTCACATTATAAAAAtctttgtcatatatatatatatatatatatatatatttttgcttgaAGAAATATTgtcatacacacacacacacacacacacacacacatatatataagttcATTTTGAAtactttttggaaaatattgaaaaaatgcattatttattttaaatttataataaaaagatcaatttcattattaattaccatattaattttattattttacaataaaattatatttattgcatAAAATATGTATTAGTGTATGAcgtttttgtataaaatatctttgtaataaaaatatatttcattatatacatgctttttttttttaaaatcttatctttaaaaaattcaaaaagaaaccaaataaagaggaaaaaaaaaaaatcctcttgCCAAGTTTAGTtccatcaccaaaaataaaatattcgaacccatatattatggaatgttttgaaaatcaaaatcaaaattttcctttcaaGCTTCATGAAGattgtggaatttttatttgtgaaaatattatttatataaattatttgtgaagaTATTAGTTATACAAATTATTGTAAAACCATTGTACatgttattataaaaatttataaccaaatctTAATAATATCCAcacattataaaaattttaaaaaacaaaaatcaaattattcatttcaaattttattaggattgtgaaaaagtttaaataattttatttctgaattttaagttttatggaaagaaacaaaatgaatataatgACGATATATGACAATAATTTTAAGATAGTAaaatttttagataattttatttttgaattttatttattttttataatatttttgaaaacaaatagaATGAATATGATAAtgagtaaaatttttatatattatatagaaggAATCAATTTCGGTAATGCCCATTATGTGATAAGATTGCATGTGAACAAATTGcagcccatttttttttttttggttttgttttactTCCGAAGCAAATTGCAACTTGCGCCATGTATAAGTGCTGTCCATCAATCAAAAAGAATCAAAGCTGAATCAGAGATTTATGTTTTATTGAATGCTATATGATACGTCTCTcgagtaaaattttttttatcaattgattatttttattaactatgtaataaaaaaaaaaaaaaaaaacagaacactggctttaaaattttgaaattcagcaaagaaaagaaaaaaaaagcttaaaattttgaaattgccaAAGCGCGGTGAAACTCGCAGCGGGAATATTGAAAACCAGAGTCCGCCAATGGGACACGCGTTTTTATTCTATTGGTTCATTCTGACTTACGAGGATCGTGATCTAAAGACCAAGCAGCCGTTGATAATGTCCAGATCCAACGGTTCACCATCCACCCAAAATCCTCACCCTTTCCACACCCCAAATTAGACAGGGGCTTAGCAAATCGATTACATTCGCATCCCCTATAAAACCTCGCTTCAACGCAGACCACGCTTTTCATCTGAAAATTTCGaatctttctctttgtttttctctctttaaccgaTTCGTAGTCAAACATAGTtagattttcttcttcttcagttcCTTTTGAGGGTTTTAGACGTGGTTTTGTTTCGTTGTTAGCTGAGCTGAGCTGAGATGGATACCGGTGCGAAAGTGAAGAAGGGAGCTGGAGGAAGGAAAGGAGGAGGTCCGAAAAAGAAGCCGGTTTCGAGGTCGGTGAAGGCCGGCCTTCAGTTTCCGGTCGGTAGGATTGGTCGGTACTTGAAGAAGGGGAGGTACTCTCAGCGTGTTGGAACCGGAGCTCCGGTTTACTTGGCTGCCGTCCTTGAATACCTGGCTGCTGAGGTGAATAAACCCCATCGatcttattcctttttttttttttattgtttggtttattattattgttattttttaaaattttgctacttaaattgaagaaatgaaatgtttaatttttatgggtttttatttttctaggtAGATTTTGATTGTTGGACTTGTGGGTTTGGTTGGAATTTGGGGTTCAAATCGTTATTCTGTTTGGTAGTTGAGAAAATGTAGAGTAGCTGTTTAGTTCGTACCATGATTTAGAAGCACATATAGGAAATGATCAAAATAATTTGTGTGTTCTGTGAGGGTCAGATTGTGATTACTTGCCTCCTTGAAAAATAAGGTAATAGTTGAGTTGCTATTGACCATTTTTCCCTCCGAGTAAGATTGGTATCTTGGGCTAACATTTCGATTACCTGGGTGCGTTTTTCTTCAGGTGTTGGAACTGGCAGGAAATGCAGCTCGTGACAACAAGAAGAACAGGATCATTCCAAGGCACGTGTTGTTAGCCGTAAGGAATGATGAAGAACTTGGCAAGCTTCTCGCCGGAGTGACCATTGCTCATGGAGGTGTTCTTCCAAACATCAACCCGGTTCTTTTACCCAAGAAGACTGACAAAGCAGCCAAGGAGCCCAAATCTCCCTCCAAGGCTACCAAATCCCCAAGGAAAGCCTAATTAGCCCAAAACTACCCTCTTTGATTAGATTGCTCACTCTTAATGATGATTTGTATGTAATTTGCGGTTAGGAGTTTCCTatgtttttgtttgttgattGTGTAGTGCGAACTTGACAAGCTTAATccttaatgaaatttttttttctttttcttttaaagacgAAAACATTGCAATCTATTGTCCTCTTTCTGATTGTTATTTGGGAACTCGTTATGGATTTAGTGAAGGAAACGATTTGTTTCTAATATCTAGGAGCTTACTTGGGTCAGCAAAGTTTCGTAGGATGGTTTTGTTGTAAGCAGGATCTTTTATATATTGGAAATACGTTATTTCTGtgcaaaattttgtttatagTTTAAAGGCAAGCAAGAAAGGAACATTCTTTTCTTTGCGTTTTATCAGGcataatttcttttcttaatttttgggaAACATAGATTCGTTTGAGAGCCCAAATGTGATTCAAACAACTTAACACAGTGATCAAACCTCCATGGTGAAGGCAAATCAATGATGAACAAAGTCGTATATAATTTGGAAGTCATCCTTCCCATGTTATTGAAAACCAAATATACAAGGGAAATCTGTAGTCATCTAAACTTCAAGAAAATTACAGGAAAACAAAAGGATAGTTTACTCCCTCGGGGACAATAACATATTGAGTAACAAATCCATCATTCAGTACATACTTAAACTAACAAATCAAATCAACaacttttaaaaacataaaccattttctgaaacaaaaaaagagcAAATGTTTCACGTGGCAGCTTTTGAAAACCAGGAAAATTAGTCCCAGACTACCGTGGTATTACGGAATGTTGTTCTTTACATTTTTTCCTAGTCGCTTTCATCTGTGGTAGGTATTTGGTTCCCATAGATATTCCCTATCCTAATTCCTAACATTGATATGAAATATtgtgctaaaaaaataaaaaataaaaaatccatatgGATTATGGAATATAtagcaaaaaagcaaaaagataaaaaaaaagttcatgtgAAATATtgcccaacaaaaaaaaaaaacaaaaaaaaacctacatggaaaaaaaggaaaaaaaaaaaaaaaaaaccaattttcaCCCAGTTTTGGACGACTCAATGAACCGTTTTATAACCAAATTTAATAAGGGACTTCTATCAACTTTAAATTtctaattatctttttttattttattttaaatttttaagttacgtttttattgaaaaaaaatttggagtTTAGTTTTGTAAGTTAcgtttttataaataataaaaataatgataataagttttgtgttttttaaaaaatgggtACCATACACAGAGAACTCGTTACGGCATCGTTTATCCAGATCCCAAATGCATGATTTAAACTCGAAACACAACCGTGTTGCTTAAATTCTGTTTTGGATTTGGGACGGGAAAAAGGAAATGGATGATGCTTCAGCTGTCGTGTCAGCATTCATTCGTCTTTTTTTGGCCATGTGTATATAACTCAGCACAAAGAGatacaaatgttaaaaaaatattatattttgaatttaaaaaaaaatgatgtattattttctatttttctaggGTTAGAATATGCAGGCTTattagtcctttttttttttaattttaaaatttggttagagattattattatttatttggtcTAAGAAACTTGGTTAGAGATCTGATGATAGCCCGCTACCGCCGAGAAGAACCGTAACCATAACTCAGTCACTGCGAGATCTGAAACTGAAACCCTCCGCCCCTAAAGctcaatatttttttcctttttatttaaaaaaaaaaaattacaaatctgACTTGGAAAATTGAAACACATTTTCAGCTTAACTGTAAACACATGGCGAAAGATGAGTGGGTCTTGCCACCACCACAAAAGGCATGCTGAGGTGGAGCAAATTGTTTCATACACCGCCacggaaagagagaaaaatgtgAGGCTCGAATGGCCGTACGTTTCCCTTGGTCAGGGGTTTGTGGCCGCGCCATTCTACCACCAAATTGTTTGTTGGAGGTCTCTCTTCCAAACCTTGTTTCTTTGCTTGCTTACTTTGTGGATTTGCATTTGAAATTTACTTCTCAAAATTTTActcaaagtgtatatatatggatatttgACTTTTCTTTGGTTTTCTTGGCAACCAAACATGGTTCTTGTTCATTTCAATTGCTTCGAGATGATAGCAAAGTAGAAAgcctttaaaaaaaagaaaaataaaaaaaataaaatcttagatTTAAATTTCTAGAGTAGTTGTACATACACTTGGCATATGTTGGATGGGGGATTCTTAAAATTTCCGTGTAGTATTTTGCTACATCATAATGAGAAACATGCTATGGTAATATAATAGCCTATATTTGtaactttaaatttattttgattaaaaaatttaatgtttgaTACCAAATTATTGTTACCAGTTGCAAAATTGTAATACATCGAAAGCGGGATTAATGACTAGTTGACGATTTTCTTTAGCTGCTTGATGAAAAACAATTACCAAAATGGAAATTCTTGATCTGAGTAGCTGTTATGTATCACTTGCTCAATTCAAAAGCATGAATGACTACTTGGTTTGCTGCCACTGAGAGAATTGGTCAAGTGAGCATTCATGGCTTATTATCTTTAACTATTAGCCAGCAGATGATATGTTGAATTTCTAATAGTAGTTTATAACTTTCAGTAACCCTTTCCGTTGAGAAGTGAAAAGCTGATCCTTTGTTTTGGTTGCGAAAACTAACTTTTATTAGAATGCTGCAATTTTCTTTAAATGTTACTAACATTTGGTTTGTTTTGTAAAACCACTACAGAACAGAACCAAGTTTGTTTTCTAGAAAATTCTTGGATTCGAGGAGCTTCCTtagtataaatcaatttctGTAATCCAAAATCTCAAGGGTCTTATGTGTTTTGATTGCGTGTCTTTCCTATGATACTAATGAAACTGTACTTAAGGATGCTTTTGGACTACATGGTGAAATAATTGAAGGTAGAGTCAAGATTATAAAGGTTGTTGACATTTCTGTGGAAGGTCATTTTCTTAAAAGACCATTTTTTTAAGGGAATTTTGAGTTGTCATTTCTTGGAGTTAAAGTAATATGTAATCACTTAAGAGAAGTAAGTAGCTTACAAGGAATCAAAAGAAGCAtaataccttcttttttttcttttcattttttattttatcttggtTTTATCGTATAGCACTTCTTACAATTTTGGATCGAAGATCACTTCTGGGAACCATGCAATGCATATGCATGGTCCATTGACATATCTTGCAGTTAAAGTAATATGTGATCACAAGAGTGGGAAATCAAAAGGGTATGGGTTTGTGCAGTTTACTTCTGAGTCTGCAGCTAGCACAGCTATGAAAGAAATGGATGTTCaggtaattttgtttctttgttattattctGATTCTGCAATCAAAATGATTTATTTCAAGTGGCTTATAAAGATTGGGAAAAGAACATGATcagttaattttttatcatcagTTACTTGACGCGTGGAACATTCGTGTGCAGTATGCACACaagaaataaaaagttaacaatATGGATATCAGGTAAGATCTAATTAGGAGATGAgagctttatttttttcattcatttgtacTTTCTGATGAGGAAAATTTGACTCTAGAAAATTCTAAGTGCTTTTTCACTCTATGATTCCGATGACATTTCTTTTATTGAAAGCCACTATCGAAGGTTTAACTTTTGAGTCTTTTGGCGGATTTTTCTGTAATGCATTTGCTTGAATCCTTGAATGGGTATCAAACGTTTGATATTTCCTTTTGTCTATTAGGACCTATGCCTTGGATGCATCTGACAAAGTCTATATGCCTTCCACGCATCTCTGGCTACAGTACTATTACCATTTAGTTCATGGTTCATTCAATGGGAGTAGCATTTGGAGTAAGATTTGATTTGTGATCTATTTTGTTGTATAGATCTAGTcgtaaattgtttaatttggttGCTCTAAATG includes:
- the LOC107411054 gene encoding histone H2A, with the protein product MDTGAKVKKGAGGRKGGGPKKKPVSRSVKAGLQFPVGRIGRYLKKGRYSQRVGTGAPVYLAAVLEYLAAEVLELAGNAARDNKKNRIIPRHVLLAVRNDEELGKLLAGVTIAHGGVLPNINPVLLPKKTDKAAKEPKSPSKATKSPRKA